The following is a genomic window from Spirosoma foliorum.
ACTCATTGCCCTTATTGACCAACGACGTGGCGGGCATTGGCGAAATTAGACGCTTGGATAATGGGAAACGCATTGTGACTATCCAGCCGATGCACGGGAATTTACTTCAGGTAGAAAGCGGATTCTATTCGCTTCGAAAACCACGGAAACTGGGGGGCGACAAACAAATTGATGTGTTGAGCGACATGATGAGCCAGGGGCATGCCTTGGTGTGTGGTGACTTTTTAGGGCTGGGAAGCGATCAGATTATAGCGGGCTGGCGCAATCCAAACGCCTACAAAAAAGTCGGTATTCGCTTGTTTAAACCTGATGAAGTCAAGAATTGGAAAGGCTATCCCCTCGACGATAGCGTTCGAATGGCCTGCGAAGATTTACAAGCCGCCGATCTGGATGGCGACGGAGATTTAGATGTCATTGCCTCAGGCCGTGCCACGCTTAACGTGTTGATTTACTGGAATCAACGGATACCGTAATTTGTTCAAAGTTTCAGGTTTCTCAAAACCTAAAGGTGTCAGATGTAAGCATCTAGAGTATATACACATCTCTAAAGCAGGCTAATCAGCCCTGTAAGGGCGTCCTGTCAATAGATATTGTTGCTTATTAGAAACCTTAAGCGCCGTAGGTGCGACCGATATGAACAACATTAGGTCGCACCTACGGCGCTTAAGGTTATATCTAATCCTGTGTTTTCTATTAACAGGCCACTCCTAACGGAGTTTCGAACAGGTTCAAAAGATGTGTATATACACTAGATGTAAGCACCGCGCGGGCGGCCCCGCTGACATCACGTTCAGATAACTTTACGAATTTCCCAACTGCCCGGCCAGCGATTGGAGCGTTGAGGCTACGGCTTCGAGCCGAACAGCCATATCGCCTTCCGATCCTACCCGAGTGCTAAATTCAGTTGTTTGTGTAGCCAGCGTATCGAACAACTGAATAAGCTCAGGAGAATTGATCTCATCACTTTCCAGCTGCGTTTTTACTTGTTCGAGCGTATTGGTAATGTCCTTTGCGTTTTCGGCCTGACGGAGCAGTGCAAGCCACTGATCAATAATGCCTAGCCCACTTTGTGGGGTAGCCGTTGTCAAATCGCTCTCCAGAACGTCCATGGTCGAGTCGAGGAGTTCAGCGGATTCTTCGGGAGTTAGCATATTAAATCTGGTTAGTGAAAGCACGCAGCGCAGTCGCCAGTTGCTTCAGTTGACTTTCCGTGGCCGCATCAACCGATGGTTCGTGCGAGAGTGCCAGCGTATGACTAGCCATGCTAAGTAGCCAATGACGAATTTTTTCGCCGTCGGGGTTGCCTGTTTTCAGGTGGTCACGCAGGGCGGCTACTTCAGCAAGAATACGCTCGGCCCCAACATCGCCCGGAAGCGCGTTTAACCAGCCCTCAAGTAGTAATATGCCCTGTTCGGCAGAAAGAGTAGCATGCGTACCATCGCCCAAAGCGCCCAATGTATCATTGAGCATTCGATGTTCAAGTGTAGTTCCGGTTCCTTCCATGATTATGTAGTGAATATTAGTTTTTAGTAGTGATTTATTGACCCGTAAACACGGCACCCCCTTAGGATTTACTGCCGAAATCCCGCAGAATTTTCGACAAACTCTCCAGACCACCCGTCCAGGTGCCTTCGGAGTTGGCGTCTTCGGCTACAGCCTGCGTTTTATCGGCTAAACTTAGCAGCAAATCTCGAATGTACTGATCGTCGGGGGGGAGTTGCCTGGAGTGCTGTGCGAAGCTCAGCAAGCTGGCCTTTTAGCTGGTCAATATTTGGATCACCCTGTAGCGCCTGAAGCCAGCTATCAAGCAATTTGATACCCTGTTCGGGCGAAATAGCTTCTATGTGGCCATTATGGCGGAATGCACTGAGTGTATTATTGAGCGCCTGCTCTTCCAGATTGTTCGATCCCATCGTCACTAAAGTTGCCAGTCAACTGGTTTGCTATTCTTAAAATAACCCAGTTGAGGGCGGTTTGTTTACTGATAAATTGCCTTCCGACACCCCATTAGTATTGCGAACGCCCGCCTGACTGACTTGAATCGGTATCGTCGGTACCCCCCGAAATACCTGAGCCATCAATTCGTGCCGTATCACTTCGGGATTTATTATACGCTGCTGAATGCGTGTAATCATCGCCCTGTTGCTCCTCTGTATTGTCGCCTTCTCCTGAAAATCGTTCACTGGCGGGTCCTCCGTTGCTTCCCGTTGTATCGTCCATATCAACCGTAGGTTCTGGATTTATTGGCTGGTTTTGTGTCATGGCTATCTATAGTTTTGCTGTTGAATTCATGTCAATGACTCGTCTGTTGTGAGCCATAACACCGAATGAGTTAGTTTTGAAAAAAAACCGACTCTCGTCCTGAATGTTTGTGTGGGAGAGAGGTTTTCTGTAAAAAGCCAGGTTAATCAAGTATGGATGCCACCCGTTTACAACCCGAATTGCAATACCAGTTTGCCCGTAGTGGGGGAGCAGGTGGACAGAATGTGAATAAAGTAGCGACAAAGGCTGAATTGCGTTTCGATGTGCGGAATTCGCTTTTGCTTACCGATGACGAACGGGCTATTCTGGAAGAAAAATTAGCGACTAAACTGACTACTGAGGGCGAACTGGTACTGACTCACCAGACCGAACGTACGCAACTGGCCAACAAGGAGAAGGTCACAAAGAAGTTTTATCGACTGATTGAAAAAGCATTCGAAGTTCCCAAACCTCGAAAAGCCACGAAGCCCTCAAAAGCCTCCATTGAAGAGCGTATTGCCCAGAAAAAGCAGAAAGGTGATACGAAAGTCAACCGCCGGAAAGTCGATTATTGATGCTTTTTGGCTTTATTTTAGAAATAATTAAAATCAACTAAGGGGGTTTTCGCGAAAAGTTGTCTTTCCTAGTAAATGACCAACTCCATGTAAAGACGGTGTCATTTACCAATAGGCTATGCAAGTACGTCAACTGACTGATCCTTTAAACCAGCCTTTTCCGGCTAACTCGATACCCCCGAGTCCGGCCGGAGAACCCGTTGAGCCAACAGACGATAAAACCATTGCCAACGATACGGAGCTGTTCATTCGGCGGACGTTTGCCGAAAACCCACAAAAAGGGTGTGAACTACTCTTCCGCCGGTATCACCAGGCGCTTTGCAGCCATGCTATCCGGTTCGTCTATTCGAAAGAAACGGCCGAAGATCTGGTGAGTGATGTTTTTTGCAAGTTCTGGAAAACCAAGGCCTACGAAAATGTAACGTCGTCGTATCGCTACTATTTGTTTCGTAGTGTTCGTAACGAAGCCTACAACTACCTCCGATTAGAATTTCAGGAACTGGACGATATCGAAACCGCCGACGTTCAGGAAAGTGCCTCCGGCCAGCGCCCCGACCAGATTGTCCAGTTCGACGAAGTAATGCATCGGGTGGAAGAAATGGTCGAATCGCTTTCGCCACAATGCCGTAAAGTCTTTTTGCTGAGCCGGTTTGAAGGAAAGAAATACCAAACCATTGCGAACGAATTGGGGCTGTCGATCAAAACGGTGGAAGTCCACATTAGCAAAGCACTCAACACCGTCCGGAAGGGTCTGAAAGACCACTGGTTACTCACGCTGATAACAATCGGGTATTGGCTGCCTGTCTGATTAACTGCCGGTCGGTTAGGAGAACGTTCTCCAGAAATTGTCTCATCAATAAGCAAGCTGCTACACGCCATGGAATCAGAAATTAATAAAGAGTTGATATTTAGTCATTTCGCCCGGAAAGTTTCTCCGCTTCAACGCGAACTGATAGCCCAGTGGGTTCGCGACAAAGCGAATGAGGAACAGTACTATGAGTGGCTAGAAGAGTGGGAGAGTGGACATCCGCAATATCTGGCGCAAACGGAGCAGAGTATTGAGGCATACACAGCGTTTTTGGCTGCGAATCCGCATACGCATGAACACCCGTCCAGTGAAACGGCAGTCACTTACGCTGTGTCGCGGCCCTGGAATCGGCCATTTTGGTTAGTGGCAGCGTCTGTTGTCTTGATTGCCAGTATGGCTGGCCTATTGTTTCGCGACAAGCTCATTTACCAGACCTATTCAACAGCGTTTGGCGAAACGCGATCAATAAAGCTGGCCGATGGAAGCCAGGTTATTCTGAATGCGAACTCCAGCCTTCGTGTACCCCGCTGGGGGTTTGGGCGTACCACCCGCGAAGTCCTGTTAGCTGGTGAAGCCAAGTTTTCAGTTACTCACACGGCTGACGATCAGACGTTTGTCGTGAAGACTGCCAAAGGACTAGACGTAGTTGTATTGGGTACGGAGTTTACTGTTTTTACCCGAAAACGAGGAGCCAGAGTTGTGCTGAATAAGGGAAAAGTTCAGCTTCATTATCAGGAGAATAAAATCGCGAAACAGGTAACGATGAAGCCCGGCGATTTCGTTACGCTCGACCCTGAGAATCATATCGCGTTGAAAACGTTCAAACAGTCGCAGTTCCCTACGGCTAGTCAGGAAAAGCGATTTGTATTTGAGGAAACCACTCTGGAAGAAGTGGCCTATATGCTGGAAGAAAATTATGGGCTTCGGGTCGACATTAAAAATCAGGCACTGGCGCAACGTATACTGATGGGTTCGTTCCAGGCGGACAATGTCGATCAACTTCTATTATCCATCTCAGAGCTGTTAGACATCAACGTGGTTCGCCAGGGAAATCATGTCCAAATCATGGAGAAATAGCTAAGGCGACTTAACCGCTTCAGGCTCATAGGAATGCCTTTTTTACACGTCAAGTTGACATTGACTAACAGTAATTCTCGATAGACTATTAGGTAAAAGGCTGATAGTCAAAAAATTAATTTTCTCTTGGAAAAGAGATTGCCTACACCAACCTTTGTCGATCAATTAACAATACTAGTTCGTTTTTTCGCTCTTCAATGCAGTTACTCAACTATTCTACCAGGCCAGCCAATAGAATGCTGGCAGGTCACTACGAATCAAAAATCCGCCAATTACTCGCCTAACCATGTCCAGAAAATGGACAATCACCAATCAATTCATTCATTATTATGACAAATCATTTACGAAACGTCTCCAATGTGAGTCTGCTATCGATGTTGTTGCTGGTTGGGTTTCATCCCGGCTGGTCGCAGTCGGTTGTTCTGGCCAGCAATGTTCAGCAAAAGCGACCCGAAACCAGCAAAGCAATCGGCCGCCAGCTTAAGGATGTACTCAACGACCTGAAAAATCAGTATGGGGTAAATATTATGTTCGAGTTGCGAACGGTAGACGGCCTGTCGGTATCGCCCGAAGCTCTGAATAGCAAATCAACGCTCGATAAAAACCTGGAGAGCCTGTTACGTCCGCTGGGGTTGCGCTACAAAAAAGTAAACGACAATTCGTACCTGATTCTGGGCGATAAAAAGGTGAAGAAAGTAGCTTTTCTTGACGACCAGCACTCGGAGTCTACCCTCAATCAGGAGCAAAGTACTCAACTGGAGTCGACCGCGAAACTGCCGTCAGGTTCAGGACTCGAACTGGTTAAAACAGATGCAAAAGTAGCCGTTGATCAGCCGGTTACAGGTACGGTAAAAAGCGAATCTGGTGAAACCCTGCCCGGCGTCAATGTCGTTATCAAGAATACGACGAAAGGGACGACTACCGATGCTAACGGCAAGTTTACGCTCGACGTACCAGCCACGGCCATTCTGGTTTTTTCGGGTATTGGGTTTGTGACGAAAGAGGTACCTGTAAACGGTCGTAGCCGTCTTGACGTGTCGCTGGTGACCGACAATAAACAGCTCGATGAGGTGGTGGTCGTGGGTTACGGTACGCAAAAGCGCGAAAGCCTGACCAATTCGGTATCACAAATCGGGGGCGAAGAGATTGCCCGACGGCCAGTCTCGAACATCCAGCAGTCGTTGCAGGGGCAGTTGCCCGGCGTTACGGTACTCGATCAGGGTGGATCGCCCGGTCGTTCCAATACCTCCATTCGAGTTCGTGGGATTACCACCTTCAATATCAATGGCATTGGTAACACAGCCGGTACCAACAATGGATCAGGCGGTTATGACATGACCAAAAACGATGCACTCGTGATTGTTGATGGAATTGAGCAGCGTCTGTCGGATATTAACCCGGATGATATTGAGACCGTTAGCGTGTTGAAAGATGCGGCTTCTACAGCTATTTATGGCTCAAGGGCGACAAACGGGGTTGTGCTCGTGACAACCAAACGGGCGAAAGGCAGCAAAGTACAGGTTGAATATAATGGCTATTACGCCATCCAGAATTCGATTAACAAGCCCCATATGATGGGCATTGAAGACTACATGCGGATGCAGGTTGCTGCTTATACCAACGCAGGTTCGGCTTTGCCCGCCCGTTTTACGGAGCAGTCTATCCAGGCGTATGTTACAGCCACCGATCGCGAGAAATACCCCTTGCCCAATACATGGTTCCAAACCGTATTGCACGCAGCTCCGCAGCAAAATCATACGATAGCGGTGTCGGGAGGCAATGAATCGATACGCACCCGATTAAGTATGCGGTATCAGGATCAGGCGGGTATTATCACCCATTATAGCAGCAAAATCGGTGAAATTCGCCTGAATACCGACTACACGATTTCATCGAAACTGCGTCTCAGTGGCGATATTAACTACCGCTACAACTACTCGCAGGCGCCAACCGTCGATCCCATCAATTTTCTACTGCATGGTTCGCTTTGGGCCGTGCCCAAATATGCCGATGGCACGTATGGCTTGAGTACACAGGGTAACAACCCGTTGATGTACGCCGAAATTGGGGGCGATTCGAAACGGTCGACGGATTATCTGGCGGGTTATGTCAAAGGCGAATGGGAGATTACGGATGGGCTGACATTCTCAACGCAGATTGCGGGACGGGGCTTTTTTACGCAGGAAAAGAATTTCGCCAATTCGTATGTCAACACCGACAAGAACACCAACATCACGAAGACGGTAGCGAACAACACCCTGACCGAAGTGCGCAATACGTTGCGGGAGTATACATTGATCAACTTGCTGACCTACGAACGGCGATTTGGCGACCACAACTTTAAGGCGCTCCTGGGTTATTCTCAAATCGGGAATACGCAAACCTTCCTGAGCGCCTACCGCGAACGGTTTTATAACAACGATATCCAGTCGATTGGGCAGGGCGCAAACGATGGTACGAAAAACAACTCTGGTAGCGATGCTATTTATGGGTTGCGGTCTTATTTCGGTCGGGTGAATTATGATTACAACGGAAAATACCTGGTTGAGGTAAACGGACGCTACGACGGTTCATCCAAGTTTACAGGGGCCAAGCAGTATAGTTTCTTCCCGTCGTTCTCGGGAGGCTGGCGCATTTCGAAGGAAAATTTCTGGCAGAGTCTTCAGCAAACCGTGAGTGAACTGAAAGTGCGCGGTTCCTGGGGGATAACGGGTAACCAGTCGGTAAATCTGTACAGTTATTATGCTGCACTCGCGTCCAGCGGGTACGACTTCAACGGAGCGGCTGTGCAAGGGTATCGGCAGACGACATTGGCCAATACCGATCTGGGCTGGGAGTCGACCACCCAACTGGATTTAGGGTTAGATGCGTCATTTCTGCGCGGACGTCTGAATTTAACCGTCGACTATTACCGAAAATTGACCAACGATATTCTGCTGAACCTCGACATCCCGGCCACTATTGGTCTGGTAGCTCCTCCCCAAAATGCAGGCTCGGTAGAAAACAAAGGCTGGGAGTTTAGTCTGAATTATCGTGGAGCTAAAAGTGCATCGGGTTTTCAGTATAATCTGGGAGGCAACCTGAGCATCAATAGCAATAAAGTTGTCGATCTGAAAGGTACAGGCCCTTACATCTTGGGGTCGGATATTGATCCACGCTATATCATTGCGGTTGGCCTGCCGATCAACACATTGTGGGGCTATAAAACAGACGGATTGTTCCAGACGCAGGAGCAGATCACCAATTACAAGGCTACGTATGCGGCCAACACGAAGCCGGGCGATGTGAAATACATTGATGCAAACGGCGATGGTAAGATCGACGCGAATGACATGACGAACATCGGGAACACCTTTCCTAAATTCACGTTTGGTCTTAACTCGAATTTCTCATACCGGAATTTCGAACTGAACCTGCTGTTTCAGGGAGCTGCCAAAGTAGCTACGCGTTTGGCGGGTGCACTGGCCGAAATGGGCAATCAGGAAGGATTTACGCCTTCGATTTACACCAACAATTACTGGACGCCCGACCATCCCGACGCTCGCTTCCCCCGGCCCCTGAAGTTTGATTTACGGAATGTAGCTACCTCCGACCGACTGATTATCGACGGCTCGTATGTTCGGTTGAAAAACATTCAGTTGGCTTATTCGCTACCATCGGCTATTGCGTCTAAAGTGCGTCTGAATCGCATTCGAGCCTACGTGTCGGCTACGAACGTGCTTACTTTCTCGAAGTTGAATGAGTGGAATCTGGACCCGGAAGCTGGATCGGGTCGGGCGGTTTATTACCCGCAAACGTCGCTGTATACGCTCGGACTCAACCTGCAATTCTAACGCCATCCACCTACTCTCAGAAAACTCATGAAACGAATAAATTATAGTTTACTCGCGTTTGGTGTCGCACTCGTTGGCGTAACGCTAACCGCCTGCGACCGGGAATTATTAGATACCGTTCCGAACGATCGCCTATCGGAAAGTCTATTCTGGAAAACTGAGAACGATGCCCGATTGGCGGCCAATTCGCTCTATACGGATCTCGACAGTACGAATCTCATTAGCTGGGATGCGATGACCGATATTGCGCATACCAACCAGCCGTTCGATGTGCAGGCTTATGTTGAACTAGGCCAGTACGATGCTACGAGTGCCAAGGTTTTTGGCGAATGGGCAAAAGCGTACAAGGGCATTCGGGCCTGCAATTATTTGGTGGAAAACATCGATAAAGTAACGTCGA
Proteins encoded in this region:
- a CDS encoding RNA polymerase sigma-70 factor; the protein is MQVRQLTDPLNQPFPANSIPPSPAGEPVEPTDDKTIANDTELFIRRTFAENPQKGCELLFRRYHQALCSHAIRFVYSKETAEDLVSDVFCKFWKTKAYENVTSSYRYYLFRSVRNEAYNYLRLEFQELDDIETADVQESASGQRPDQIVQFDEVMHRVEEMVESLSPQCRKVFLLSRFEGKKYQTIANELGLSIKTVEVHISKALNTVRKGLKDHWLLTLITIGYWLPV
- the arfB gene encoding alternative ribosome rescue aminoacyl-tRNA hydrolase ArfB translates to MDATRLQPELQYQFARSGGAGGQNVNKVATKAELRFDVRNSLLLTDDERAILEEKLATKLTTEGELVLTHQTERTQLANKEKVTKKFYRLIEKAFEVPKPRKATKPSKASIEERIAQKKQKGDTKVNRRKVDY
- a CDS encoding SusC/RagA family TonB-linked outer membrane protein; the encoded protein is MTNHLRNVSNVSLLSMLLLVGFHPGWSQSVVLASNVQQKRPETSKAIGRQLKDVLNDLKNQYGVNIMFELRTVDGLSVSPEALNSKSTLDKNLESLLRPLGLRYKKVNDNSYLILGDKKVKKVAFLDDQHSESTLNQEQSTQLESTAKLPSGSGLELVKTDAKVAVDQPVTGTVKSESGETLPGVNVVIKNTTKGTTTDANGKFTLDVPATAILVFSGIGFVTKEVPVNGRSRLDVSLVTDNKQLDEVVVVGYGTQKRESLTNSVSQIGGEEIARRPVSNIQQSLQGQLPGVTVLDQGGSPGRSNTSIRVRGITTFNINGIGNTAGTNNGSGGYDMTKNDALVIVDGIEQRLSDINPDDIETVSVLKDAASTAIYGSRATNGVVLVTTKRAKGSKVQVEYNGYYAIQNSINKPHMMGIEDYMRMQVAAYTNAGSALPARFTEQSIQAYVTATDREKYPLPNTWFQTVLHAAPQQNHTIAVSGGNESIRTRLSMRYQDQAGIITHYSSKIGEIRLNTDYTISSKLRLSGDINYRYNYSQAPTVDPINFLLHGSLWAVPKYADGTYGLSTQGNNPLMYAEIGGDSKRSTDYLAGYVKGEWEITDGLTFSTQIAGRGFFTQEKNFANSYVNTDKNTNITKTVANNTLTEVRNTLREYTLINLLTYERRFGDHNFKALLGYSQIGNTQTFLSAYRERFYNNDIQSIGQGANDGTKNNSGSDAIYGLRSYFGRVNYDYNGKYLVEVNGRYDGSSKFTGAKQYSFFPSFSGGWRISKENFWQSLQQTVSELKVRGSWGITGNQSVNLYSYYAALASSGYDFNGAAVQGYRQTTLANTDLGWESTTQLDLGLDASFLRGRLNLTVDYYRKLTNDILLNLDIPATIGLVAPPQNAGSVENKGWEFSLNYRGAKSASGFQYNLGGNLSINSNKVVDLKGTGPYILGSDIDPRYIIAVGLPINTLWGYKTDGLFQTQEQITNYKATYAANTKPGDVKYIDANGDGKIDANDMTNIGNTFPKFTFGLNSNFSYRNFELNLLFQGAAKVATRLAGALAEMGNQEGFTPSIYTNNYWTPDHPDARFPRPLKFDLRNVATSDRLIIDGSYVRLKNIQLAYSLPSAIASKVRLNRIRAYVSATNVLTFSKLNEWNLDPEAGSGRAVYYPQTSLYTLGLNLQF
- a CDS encoding FecR family protein, producing MESEINKELIFSHFARKVSPLQRELIAQWVRDKANEEQYYEWLEEWESGHPQYLAQTEQSIEAYTAFLAANPHTHEHPSSETAVTYAVSRPWNRPFWLVAASVVLIASMAGLLFRDKLIYQTYSTAFGETRSIKLADGSQVILNANSSLRVPRWGFGRTTREVLLAGEAKFSVTHTADDQTFVVKTAKGLDVVVLGTEFTVFTRKRGARVVLNKGKVQLHYQENKIAKQVTMKPGDFVTLDPENHIALKTFKQSQFPTASQEKRFVFEETTLEEVAYMLEENYGLRVDIKNQALAQRILMGSFQADNVDQLLLSISELLDINVVRQGNHVQIMEK